The following are encoded in a window of Sminthopsis crassicaudata isolate SCR6 chromosome 3, ASM4859323v1, whole genome shotgun sequence genomic DNA:
- the CACNG6 gene encoding voltage-dependent calcium channel gamma-6 subunit isoform X1, translating to MMWSNFFIQEEERRRADAARRRAQRPGLARERRGPIKLALLLAGMGTALAVLAVGTEFWVELGTKRGNGTSGVCEAAHLGLWRVCAKRLWLEDLPPNRETCGPAELPGEANCSYFRFFTTGENNRILQRTTKKELGVAAAITATLALAITVLGCICVIMVLSKGAEFLLTHAAVCFSLSGLLLLVSLELFRQGVRELLARTGPGPAPWLGYEYSWSVACALAAAALLLLGGGSFLLLALPSSTWGMCCPQRPGDRGAGGAGAT from the exons ATGATGTGGTCTAACTTTTTCATCCAGGAGGAGGAAAGACGCCGGGCTGACGCAGCGCGGAGGAGAGCCCAAAGGCCCGGCCTGGCCCGGGAGCGCCGCGGCCCGATCAAGCTGGCCCTACTGCTGGCCGGCATGGGCACGGCCCTGGCGGTCCTGGCCGTGGGCACTGAGTTCTGGGTGGAGCTGGGCACCAAAAGGGGCAACGGCACGAGTGGCGTGTGTGAAGCTGCCCACCTCGGGCTGTGGCGAGTGTGTGCCAAGAGGCTCTGGCTGGAAGACCTGCCCCCCAACAGGGAGACCTGTGGCCCTGCTGAGTTACCTGGAG AGGCGAACTGCTCTTACTTCAGATTCTTCACCACAGGGGAGAACAACCGGATCCTGCAGCGGACGACGAAAAAAG aGCTGGGAGTAGCTGCCGCCATCACTGCCACTCTGGCCCTGGCTATCACGGTCCTAGGTTGCATCTGTGTCATCATGGTCCTCAGCAAAGGCGCCGAGTTCCTGCTCACCCACGCGGCGGTCTGCTTCAGCCTCTCAG GACTTTTGCTGCTGGTGAGCCTCGAGCTGTTCCGCCAGGGCGTCCGCGAGCTGCTGGCCAGGACTGGGCCAGGCCCGGCCCCTTGGCTGGGTTACGAGTACTCCTGGTCGGTGGCCTGTGCTCTTGCGGCTGCTGCCCTGCTGCTCCTGGGGGGGGGCTCCTTCCTGCTACTGGCTCTGCCCTCCAGCACCTGGGGGATGTGCTGCCCCCAGCGTCCAGGTGATCGTGGGGCTGGAGGAGCGGGAGCCACCTAA
- the CACNG6 gene encoding voltage-dependent calcium channel gamma-6 subunit isoform X2, with product MGTALAVLAVGTEFWVELGTKRGNGTSGVCEAAHLGLWRVCAKRLWLEDLPPNRETCGPAELPGEANCSYFRFFTTGENNRILQRTTKKELGVAAAITATLALAITVLGCICVIMVLSKGAEFLLTHAAVCFSLSGLLLLVSLELFRQGVRELLARTGPGPAPWLGYEYSWSVACALAAAALLLLGGGSFLLLALPSSTWGMCCPQRPGDRGAGGAGAT from the exons ATGGGCACGGCCCTGGCGGTCCTGGCCGTGGGCACTGAGTTCTGGGTGGAGCTGGGCACCAAAAGGGGCAACGGCACGAGTGGCGTGTGTGAAGCTGCCCACCTCGGGCTGTGGCGAGTGTGTGCCAAGAGGCTCTGGCTGGAAGACCTGCCCCCCAACAGGGAGACCTGTGGCCCTGCTGAGTTACCTGGAG AGGCGAACTGCTCTTACTTCAGATTCTTCACCACAGGGGAGAACAACCGGATCCTGCAGCGGACGACGAAAAAAG aGCTGGGAGTAGCTGCCGCCATCACTGCCACTCTGGCCCTGGCTATCACGGTCCTAGGTTGCATCTGTGTCATCATGGTCCTCAGCAAAGGCGCCGAGTTCCTGCTCACCCACGCGGCGGTCTGCTTCAGCCTCTCAG GACTTTTGCTGCTGGTGAGCCTCGAGCTGTTCCGCCAGGGCGTCCGCGAGCTGCTGGCCAGGACTGGGCCAGGCCCGGCCCCTTGGCTGGGTTACGAGTACTCCTGGTCGGTGGCCTGTGCTCTTGCGGCTGCTGCCCTGCTGCTCCTGGGGGGGGGCTCCTTCCTGCTACTGGCTCTGCCCTCCAGCACCTGGGGGATGTGCTGCCCCCAGCGTCCAGGTGATCGTGGGGCTGGAGGAGCGGGAGCCACCTAA